TAAATAATTAAAAAAATTTACTAAAATGAAACATATTTTATCTTTTTTATTAATTGTAAGTTCATTACAATTTTCAGTTTTATCAACAAATGCACAATTAATAAAAGGTAATGGAAATGTAATAAGCAAGGAAAGAAACGTTTCTGATTTTACAGGAATTGATGTTTCAAATGGATTTGATGTGGTTCTTTCTCAGGGCAATACTGAAAATTTGACAATTACAACTGATGAAAACCTACACAAAATAATAACATCAGAAGTAGTTAACGGAATACTTGTAATTAAATGTGAGAAAAAAATAAAATTTACAAAAACATTAAAAGCTAATATTACATTAAAAGAAATAAACAGTATAAAGGTTTCAGGTGGTGGAGATGTTAAAACTGAAACAAAATTAGCATCTGATTTGTTAAAATTACAAATAAGCGGTGGTGGTGATTTACGTGCAAATGTTGATGTTATTGAGTTGAATTGCGCAGTTAGTGGTGGCGGAGATGTTAATCTTTCTGGAATTATAAAAACATTTAATTCAAAAATCAGTGGTGGTGGCGATTTAACTTCTGAAATTATTTCAAATAAAATTATTTGTAATATAAGTGGCGGAGGTGATGCTAAGATAACTGTAAATGAAAAAACATCAAATGCTATTTTTAATTTAAGCGGAGGAGGTGAGCTTGTATTAAAAATTGATGCCAATGAATTAGAATGTACACTAAGTAGCGGTGGAGATGCCCGTTTTTCAGGAAAAGCTACAAACTTTACTGCACAAATCAGTGGTGGCGGTGATTTAAAAGCTAAAGAATTAATAACAGAAAAAGCTAAAATAGAAGCTTCCGGTGGTTCTGATGTTAGTATATATGTTACTAAAGAATTGAATGTAAAAGCCAGCGGCGGCGGTGATGTTTATTATACAGGAAATCCTGAAATTGTAAATATTGATACATCAGGAGGTTCAAAGGTTCATAAAAATTAAAAAACAGGGTTAATTAATTTTTTTATTTGATATTATGCAATTTGTTCAAAAATATAAGAATATTTTATCTAAATATTTTAAAGATAAACCTGTCTTTAAAGCTTATCTTTTTGGGTCTTATGCACGTTCAGAAGCTAATGAAAATAGCGATATTGACATTTTAGTAGAATTAGATTATTCAGAGCCTATAGGTTTAGAATTCATACAAATGAAACTTGATTTGGAAAAATTATTTAATAAATCTGTTGATTTAATTACAGAACAAGCTCTTTCAAAATATATAAAACCATATATAGAAAAAGATAAGATTTTATTATATGAGAGGTAATTTGGGAGATAAAATAAGGATAAAACATATATTAGATGCTATTAGTGAAATAGAATTATATGTTTCGGAAGTTGATTTTGATTCCTTTATAAATGATTCAAAAACACGATTTGCTTCAATAAAACAAATTGAAATAATTGGAGAAGCAGCAAATCATATTTCAGAAGAATCTAAAAACAAATTTTCAGAAATTGAATGGGTAAAAATTACCGGTTTAAGGCATATTTTAGTTCATGAGTATTTTGGAGTAGA
This Bacteroidales bacterium DNA region includes the following protein-coding sequences:
- a CDS encoding DUF2807 domain-containing protein, producing the protein MKHILSFLLIVSSLQFSVLSTNAQLIKGNGNVISKERNVSDFTGIDVSNGFDVVLSQGNTENLTITTDENLHKIITSEVVNGILVIKCEKKIKFTKTLKANITLKEINSIKVSGGGDVKTETKLASDLLKLQISGGGDLRANVDVIELNCAVSGGGDVNLSGIIKTFNSKISGGGDLTSEIISNKIICNISGGGDAKITVNEKTSNAIFNLSGGGELVLKIDANELECTLSSGGDARFSGKATNFTAQISGGGDLKAKELITEKAKIEASGGSDVSIYVTKELNVKASGGGDVYYTGNPEIVNIDTSGGSKVHKN
- a CDS encoding nucleotidyltransferase domain-containing protein, producing MQFVQKYKNILSKYFKDKPVFKAYLFGSYARSEANENSDIDILVELDYSEPIGLEFIQMKLDLEKLFNKSVDLITEQALSKYIKPYIEKDKILLYER
- a CDS encoding DUF86 domain-containing protein, with the protein product MRGNLGDKIRIKHILDAISEIELYVSEVDFDSFINDSKTRFASIKQIEIIGEAANHISEESKNKFSEIEWVKITGLRHILVHEYFGVDINIIWGIIIMDIPKLKIAVKKVLDILENN